Proteins from one Leptospira meyeri genomic window:
- a CDS encoding PDZ domain-containing protein produces the protein MKFLNQIFRFVFTLSIFLVSGAVLSKSFPVGMTDASILQVKVTVQYPHFIQPWRNKNPEVRQSTGIYIGENKILIPAQAVYFYTSIEIKKPDSLKVFTAELERLDPDLGLAILKFNDPNAAKDLKAVTFSNEVFLPGTGLVMESKDQRNLEEKKIRMIRLDMEAYSSGYVELPFIEIQSEEKLDGVGELIVDVSSRIPQGILYQFKENNTGRVIPTFSIRHFIDGKNFPFKGFRFKPLIDSATRNHYGLRKDDLGVLVAEIYPGSSADGVLQLEDVLLEVSNFKIDPKGYFDHPKFGKLNVSYLFHNTNDTDSSFGKKIKVKVFRNKKPVSLELDLKPIPESAIRIPHGNSRFQTPKYLMLAGIIFQELSEQYLTEHGNQWRNRVSKELLYLNDFYRIKRNSNEGKVIFLSQVLPLSGNKAYHTAHQMILKSVNGVQVQSLEQLQTLIKESSTPYIHFAMSDGFEMIFKKEEIQSLNAEAKQSFQIQRDSNF, from the coding sequence ATGAAATTTCTGAACCAAATTTTTCGATTCGTTTTTACTCTTTCCATTTTCTTAGTTTCCGGGGCGGTCCTTTCAAAATCATTCCCAGTTGGTATGACAGATGCATCCATCCTCCAGGTTAAGGTAACAGTCCAATACCCACATTTTATCCAACCGTGGAGGAATAAAAATCCCGAGGTCCGACAGTCCACAGGAATTTATATTGGTGAAAATAAAATTTTAATTCCAGCTCAGGCAGTTTATTTTTATACAAGCATCGAAATCAAAAAACCAGATTCACTAAAAGTTTTTACTGCTGAGTTAGAAAGACTAGATCCGGACTTAGGACTGGCGATTCTAAAGTTTAACGATCCAAATGCCGCAAAGGACCTAAAAGCCGTGACTTTCTCTAATGAGGTTTTTTTGCCTGGAACAGGACTTGTAATGGAGAGCAAGGACCAAAGGAATCTCGAAGAAAAAAAAATCAGGATGATTCGTTTGGATATGGAAGCCTATTCAAGTGGTTATGTTGAACTTCCCTTTATTGAAATCCAGTCAGAAGAAAAATTGGATGGTGTGGGAGAACTGATTGTTGATGTAAGTTCTAGAATCCCGCAAGGGATCTTATACCAATTTAAAGAAAACAATACAGGAAGAGTAATCCCTACGTTTTCGATACGACATTTTATTGATGGAAAAAACTTTCCCTTCAAAGGATTTCGATTTAAACCGTTGATTGATAGTGCAACAAGAAATCATTATGGGTTAAGAAAAGATGATTTAGGAGTTCTTGTTGCAGAAATTTATCCAGGTTCTTCTGCAGATGGAGTTTTGCAATTAGAGGATGTTTTATTAGAAGTTTCTAATTTCAAAATTGATCCAAAGGGTTATTTTGATCATCCAAAATTTGGGAAACTGAATGTTTCTTATTTGTTCCATAATACGAATGATACAGACTCATCTTTCGGAAAAAAAATAAAAGTCAAAGTATTTCGAAATAAAAAGCCAGTTTCTCTTGAATTAGATTTAAAACCTATCCCTGAGTCTGCAATTCGAATCCCGCATGGGAATTCTAGATTTCAAACTCCCAAATATTTAATGTTAGCTGGGATCATTTTCCAAGAGTTGTCAGAACAATACCTGACAGAACATGGGAACCAATGGAGAAATCGTGTCAGTAAAGAACTTTTATATTTGAATGATTTTTACAGAATAAAAAGAAATTCCAACGAAGGAAAAGTGATATTTTTATCTCAAGTTTTACCACTTTCAGGGAATAAGGCCTACCACACTGCGCACCAAATGATTCTCAAATCAGTCAATGGAGTCCAAGTACAATCTTTGGAACAACTACAAACCTTAATCAAAGAATCGAGTACACCTTATATTCATTTCGCAATGTCAGACGGATTTGAAATGATATTCAAAAAAGAAGAAATCCAATCATTAAACGCAGAAGCCAAACAAAGTTTTCAAATCCAAAGGGATTCTAACTTTTAG
- a CDS encoding S1C family serine protease: MPAISEKKAVAPNMVDSNKLMQKQKKILLSPFLFASTILFFISLFLNPLSAEEPRQSIDEIKKSVVQIRVFSQAKDPFSPWMSSGISASTGSGFLISKNRILTNAHVVSNAKFMETQRNNQTEWYELKVLFVAHDCDLALLEVSDPKFYDDSNYLELGSLPELASPVDIIGYPIGGSKISVSRGIVSRIEQSTYAHSQIDSHLVVQVDAAINPGNSGGPALQEGKVVGVAFQASTKGENIGYIIPTAVIQHFLKDIEDGIYHGYVELGIQTQPSYSESHRKYYGIPKGEEGVFITKVIKAGSADGYLKPGDYLTAIDGRKIGRNGNLLETNSIDFLEVVDNKFAGDEIQFDLIRDKKKMNVKFPAKKMVQMENQRARYGVNYDYLMFGGHIFQTVNRDLLEAWSKNGQTQGGSLLVYRFYDSPTLSDGQSEDVVLYRKLPHPINSNSDFYLNMVVEFVNGTKVKNLNHLKELFQSSTDKTIRIQFYGIQLPMILDREESEKADLEIKKTYHLTGN, translated from the coding sequence ATGCCTGCAATCAGCGAAAAAAAGGCGGTGGCTCCGAATATGGTGGATTCAAACAAACTCATGCAAAAACAGAAAAAAATTCTCCTCTCCCCGTTCCTCTTTGCGAGTACTATTTTATTTTTTATTAGTTTATTCCTAAATCCTCTATCTGCTGAAGAACCCAGACAATCCATTGACGAAATTAAGAAATCTGTAGTCCAAATCCGAGTTTTTTCTCAAGCAAAAGACCCTTTTTCCCCTTGGATGTCATCAGGCATTTCTGCTTCTACTGGATCAGGTTTTTTAATCTCAAAGAACCGCATCCTTACCAACGCCCATGTTGTTTCTAATGCCAAATTTATGGAAACCCAACGAAACAACCAAACAGAATGGTATGAATTAAAAGTTTTGTTTGTCGCCCACGACTGCGATTTGGCTCTGCTGGAAGTTTCTGATCCAAAATTCTATGATGATAGTAATTATTTAGAATTAGGTAGTTTGCCAGAACTCGCAAGTCCAGTTGATATCATTGGTTACCCAATTGGTGGGAGCAAAATTTCTGTTAGCCGAGGAATTGTATCGCGTATTGAACAGTCAACATATGCACATTCGCAAATTGACAGCCATTTGGTTGTACAAGTTGATGCAGCAATCAATCCGGGAAACTCAGGAGGACCTGCACTCCAAGAAGGAAAGGTGGTTGGTGTTGCTTTCCAAGCTTCCACAAAAGGAGAAAACATTGGTTATATCATTCCAACAGCGGTGATCCAACATTTTTTGAAGGATATTGAAGACGGTATTTACCATGGATATGTTGAGTTAGGAATCCAAACACAACCATCTTATTCGGAATCGCATAGGAAATACTATGGAATTCCCAAAGGAGAAGAAGGAGTTTTTATCACAAAAGTTATAAAGGCAGGTTCTGCTGACGGATATTTAAAACCAGGGGATTATTTAACTGCTATTGATGGACGTAAAATCGGACGAAATGGGAACCTATTAGAAACAAACTCCATTGATTTTTTGGAAGTTGTAGATAACAAATTTGCTGGGGATGAGATTCAATTTGATCTCATCAGAGACAAGAAAAAAATGAATGTAAAATTCCCTGCAAAAAAAATGGTTCAAATGGAAAACCAAAGAGCAAGATACGGAGTCAATTATGACTATCTAATGTTTGGTGGCCATATATTTCAGACGGTGAATCGAGATTTACTTGAAGCTTGGAGTAAAAATGGGCAAACACAAGGAGGAAGTCTTCTTGTTTACCGATTTTATGACTCACCTACTTTGTCTGACGGACAATCGGAAGATGTTGTTTTATACCGGAAGTTACCTCATCCAATCAATTCCAATTCTGATTTTTATTTGAATATGGTTGTGGAATTTGTCAATGGAACGAAGGTAAAAAATTTAAACCATCTAAAAGAATTATTTCAAAGTTCAACAGATAAAACCATTAGGATTCAATTTTACGGAATTCAACTGCCAATGATTTTGGATCGTGAAGAATCAGAAAAAGCAGACCTAGAAATAAAAAAAACATATCACCTAACAGGGAATTAA
- a CDS encoding ATP-binding protein: MKTSFSILAAFFFIGDLTILCDTLFLENKILNQPHIISTYLVFESFILLFFGLQFPTFFRNFSRLVVICSFILGMGIMLLFVDLGLLNEVYPNASLILLKYYYNTYYVLAFFAFSYLIIAKLRFNFPAIQKFMEYIYFATFFTCAFFLFLCFFPNWIPLTTKYFLHSFLFMNLLFLFCFTVFLFHYSFTEDYLTHPFSFIFERSAKIFEEQIPATRSNSRLIKEKLWSLYDKRNWRHIMDSFWFQILVDETLDNALEHGGKREDDIITVHVFESRKFIDVYVIDSGKGFNPRQIPSPIESDRKLVTGGRGIHILKKLFVVRWNFLGNEVSIRVDKTKNSDWKSAT; the protein is encoded by the coding sequence ATGAAAACAAGTTTTTCAATTCTTGCGGCTTTTTTCTTTATCGGAGATTTGACAATTCTTTGTGATACTTTGTTCTTAGAAAATAAAATCTTAAACCAACCCCATATCATCTCCACATATTTGGTTTTCGAATCATTTATTCTTTTGTTTTTTGGATTACAGTTCCCCACATTCTTCCGTAACTTTTCTCGTTTGGTTGTCATTTGTTCTTTTATCTTGGGAATGGGGATTATGCTTTTATTTGTGGACTTGGGTCTGCTCAATGAAGTATATCCGAACGCAAGTCTTATCCTTTTAAAATATTATTATAACACTTATTATGTGTTAGCTTTTTTTGCCTTTTCTTATTTGATCATTGCCAAATTAAGATTTAATTTCCCAGCAATTCAGAAGTTTATGGAATACATTTATTTTGCTACATTCTTTACTTGTGCCTTTTTTTTGTTTCTTTGTTTTTTTCCTAATTGGATACCACTAACAACCAAATATTTTTTGCATTCATTTTTATTTATGAATCTATTGTTTCTATTTTGTTTTACAGTTTTTTTATTCCATTATTCGTTTACTGAAGATTATCTAACACATCCGTTTTCTTTTATTTTTGAAAGGTCAGCAAAAATCTTTGAAGAGCAAATCCCAGCCACAAGATCCAACTCCCGACTCATTAAAGAAAAACTTTGGAGTTTATATGACAAAAGAAATTGGCGTCATATTATGGATAGTTTTTGGTTTCAGATTCTTGTGGATGAAACATTAGACAATGCCTTGGAACATGGTGGCAAAAGGGAAGATGATATCATTACTGTACATGTATTCGAATCACGTAAGTTTATTGATGTATATGTGATCGATAGTGGAAAAGGATTTAACCCGCGCCAAATTCCAAGTCCCATCGAGTCAGATAGAAAATTGGTTACAGGGGGGAGGGGAATTCACATTCTGAAAAAACTTTTTGTTGTTCGTTGGAATTTTCTAGGGAATGAAGTGAGTATCCGAGTGGATAAAACAAAGAATTCTGATTGGAAATCCGCAACCTAA
- a CDS encoding adenine phosphoribosyltransferase, whose amino-acid sequence MSIVKSKIRTIPDYPKPGILFRDITSLLIDPEGFQLTIGMFVERYQNAKLNKIAAIDARGFIPGAALAFQLGVGFVPIRKKGKLPGTTISESYALEYGVDHVEIHTDAISAGERVLIMDDLIATGGTLEASIKLIQNLKGIVHECSTIINLPDLGGAKRIKDTYGIDVFSICEFEGH is encoded by the coding sequence ATGTCCATTGTCAAATCAAAGATTCGTACCATACCCGATTATCCAAAACCGGGAATTCTATTTCGCGATATTACTTCCCTTCTCATCGATCCAGAAGGTTTCCAACTCACCATTGGGATGTTTGTAGAACGATACCAAAATGCTAAATTGAATAAAATTGCTGCCATTGATGCAAGGGGTTTTATCCCGGGAGCGGCCTTGGCTTTCCAACTTGGCGTTGGATTTGTACCCATCCGAAAAAAAGGGAAACTACCTGGTACCACCATTTCCGAATCCTATGCATTGGAATATGGAGTGGATCATGTGGAAATTCATACAGATGCCATTAGCGCTGGGGAACGTGTTTTAATCATGGACGATTTGATCGCCACTGGTGGAACTTTAGAAGCTTCTATCAAACTTATCCAAAACCTAAAAGGGATTGTTCATGAATGTTCCACCATTATCAACTTACCAGACCTAGGCGGGGCAAAACGAATTAAAGATACATACGGAATTGATGTATTTTCTATTTGTGAATTTGAAGGACACTGA
- the htpX gene encoding protease HtpX, which produces MTWIKRIGFFLLTNILIMTTISIVTTLLGSMGFSIRAYGLDLTQLIVFCLMWGMAGSFISLLLSKMMAKWTMGVKVIDPKKASAPEMDVYRRVQSLAQRAHLPMPEVGIYESPEVNAFATGPSKSSALVAVSTGLLNRMNAQELDGVLAHELTHVANGDMVTLTLIQGVVNSFAMFISRIIAYLAANAVKEEMAHIVRIVVTIVLDIAFSILGSMAVAYFSRQREFRADAGGAKLAGRESMISALESLRQMVEMPEDPRGEAIASFKISSNKGGFLSLFATHPALEERILALKQMR; this is translated from the coding sequence ATGACTTGGATCAAACGAATCGGTTTTTTCCTGTTAACCAATATTTTGATTATGACTACAATCTCTATTGTAACCACCCTACTTGGTTCAATGGGATTTAGTATCCGTGCTTATGGTTTAGATCTTACGCAACTCATTGTATTCTGTTTGATGTGGGGTATGGCGGGATCTTTTATTTCGCTTTTACTTTCTAAAATGATGGCGAAGTGGACGATGGGAGTCAAAGTCATCGATCCTAAAAAAGCATCTGCACCAGAAATGGATGTTTATCGTCGAGTGCAATCGCTTGCACAACGAGCTCACCTTCCTATGCCAGAAGTTGGTATTTATGAATCTCCTGAAGTGAACGCATTTGCAACAGGACCAAGTAAATCCAGCGCCCTTGTTGCCGTATCAACAGGTCTTCTCAATCGAATGAATGCCCAAGAATTAGATGGAGTGCTTGCCCACGAACTAACACACGTTGCCAACGGTGATATGGTGACTCTCACTCTCATCCAAGGTGTTGTGAACTCGTTTGCAATGTTCATTTCTCGCATCATTGCTTATTTGGCAGCAAACGCTGTAAAAGAAGAAATGGCGCATATAGTACGAATTGTTGTGACCATCGTCCTCGACATTGCGTTTTCCATTCTTGGTTCTATGGCAGTGGCTTATTTCTCACGCCAACGTGAGTTCCGAGCGGATGCTGGTGGCGCCAAACTTGCGGGAAGAGAATCTATGATTTCTGCTTTAGAATCATTACGACAAATGGTAGAAATGCCAGAAGATCCGAGAGGAGAAGCAATTGCTTCCTTTAAAATCTCATCCAACAAAGGTGGATTTCTTTCCCTATTTGCAACCCACCCTGCATTAGAAGAAAGAATCTTAGCTCTTAAACAAATGAGATAG
- a CDS encoding ClpXP protease specificity-enhancing factor SspB, producing the protein MSQNLTQEEITTLREFKRDLFNLYWERFGVFYIHVMPHPKLEIGKRGLLNAEKESGIVLVFGDKAVKVLDSKPDYLFAELQFGSAWEPTMIPWDAVFRIYDKFQNSATQLRFLQVEAAATPEENVSKPKVTKPEVSGDGNVIRVDFGGKRNE; encoded by the coding sequence ATGAGTCAAAACCTCACGCAGGAAGAAATCACAACATTACGTGAGTTTAAGAGAGATTTGTTTAATCTCTATTGGGAAAGATTTGGAGTATTTTACATCCATGTAATGCCTCACCCCAAACTAGAAATTGGGAAACGTGGATTGCTCAACGCAGAAAAAGAATCAGGCATTGTACTTGTGTTTGGTGATAAAGCCGTAAAAGTATTAGATAGCAAACCCGATTATTTATTTGCTGAACTACAATTTGGATCTGCTTGGGAACCTACAATGATACCTTGGGATGCTGTGTTTCGTATTTACGATAAGTTCCAAAATTCCGCAACACAACTTCGATTTTTACAAGTGGAAGCTGCAGCAACTCCTGAAGAAAATGTATCAAAACCAAAGGTAACCAAACCAGAAGTGAGTGGGGATGGGAATGTGATCCGAGTTGATTTTGGAGGGAAACGGAACGAATGA
- a CDS encoding polysaccharide biosynthesis protein: MKSIPRRYWVFPVDILFMFLSYFLAHLVRFENIRFLDSYPDFWVCATIVVVSRSVVFLFSGIYRSLWSYASLHDLLSIIKATVLSSLVSTLALLFYNRFHQLSRMVPILDTLILLGFLCLRSLSWRMLREQIFNSDKSKRGTPILLVGAGKLGSSFLTEIRRNVDLDYQPIGFLDDNLSKKGGYIQGVPILGATDEIGKILVRYGVKKVIMTVPQPDGRVVSKLMKECESAGVDFKILPTFGEYLSGKPNITQLREVQVEDLLGRPTVDLEIESIRSYLEKKVILVTGAGGSIGSEICRQVALFKPSVLVILDAAETPLYEIDYELRKSFSDLNIDIRPVIADVKNLSRISAIFEEHRPSVVFHSAAYKHVPMMEINPSEAVLNNVLGTKNVADVCRLIGVERFVLISTDKAVNPVNVMGASKRAAEIYLQHISQNSRTKFITVRFGNVLGSNGSVIPRFREQIKRGGPVTVTHPDVIRYFMTIPEATQLVLQAGSMGEHGEIFILDMGEPVKILSLAEEMIRLSGYTPHKDIAIEFSGLRPGEKLYEELLLNQEGIKKTHHPKIRIAAPLENYNLLLFQNKLNRLFSLAKANKNRELFGAFKEIIPEYKIHDEYIEWETSHGKRNL; the protein is encoded by the coding sequence ATGAAATCGATCCCGAGACGATACTGGGTTTTTCCTGTAGACATACTCTTTATGTTTTTGTCGTATTTTCTCGCACACCTTGTGCGTTTTGAAAACATACGATTTTTAGATAGTTACCCCGATTTTTGGGTTTGTGCCACCATCGTTGTTGTCTCGCGGAGCGTCGTTTTTCTATTTTCGGGGATTTACCGATCATTATGGTCTTACGCCTCGTTACACGACCTTCTATCCATCATCAAAGCGACTGTCCTTTCATCTCTCGTTTCTACTCTTGCCCTTCTCTTCTACAATCGGTTCCACCAATTGTCTCGAATGGTACCAATTCTCGATACACTCATCCTTCTCGGATTTTTGTGTTTGAGAAGTTTGAGTTGGAGGATGCTAAGGGAACAAATTTTTAATTCTGACAAATCCAAACGAGGGACACCCATTTTACTTGTTGGGGCAGGGAAACTCGGAAGTTCATTCTTAACAGAGATTAGACGGAATGTTGATTTGGATTACCAACCTATTGGATTTTTAGACGACAACCTTTCCAAAAAAGGTGGTTACATCCAAGGAGTTCCGATCCTTGGTGCCACCGATGAGATTGGCAAAATTTTAGTTCGTTACGGCGTAAAAAAAGTGATTATGACGGTCCCGCAACCGGACGGTCGTGTTGTGAGCAAACTAATGAAAGAATGCGAAAGTGCCGGTGTGGATTTCAAAATCCTTCCCACGTTCGGAGAGTATCTTTCAGGCAAACCCAATATCACCCAACTTCGTGAAGTACAAGTAGAAGACCTTTTAGGGAGGCCTACGGTAGATTTAGAAATTGAATCCATCCGTTCTTATTTAGAAAAAAAAGTAATCCTTGTGACGGGAGCTGGAGGTTCCATCGGATCTGAAATTTGTCGTCAAGTGGCACTTTTTAAACCAAGTGTTCTTGTTATTTTAGATGCCGCAGAAACTCCGTTATACGAAATTGATTATGAACTCAGAAAAAGTTTTTCAGATCTCAATATAGACATTCGACCTGTCATTGCAGATGTAAAAAATCTTTCTCGTATATCTGCCATTTTTGAAGAACATAGACCTTCGGTTGTATTTCACTCCGCCGCCTACAAACACGTTCCTATGATGGAAATCAATCCTTCTGAGGCTGTGTTAAACAACGTGCTGGGGACAAAAAACGTTGCAGATGTTTGCCGCCTAATCGGTGTTGAACGATTTGTCTTAATTTCCACTGATAAAGCAGTCAACCCGGTCAATGTGATGGGAGCGTCAAAACGGGCGGCAGAAATTTATCTCCAACACATTTCACAAAATTCAAGAACAAAATTCATTACCGTTCGATTTGGGAACGTACTCGGCTCCAATGGTAGTGTCATCCCCCGTTTCCGAGAACAGATCAAACGAGGTGGGCCTGTCACCGTCACACATCCTGATGTCATTCGTTACTTCATGACAATTCCAGAAGCCACACAACTTGTGTTACAAGCTGGCAGTATGGGAGAACATGGAGAAATATTTATATTAGATATGGGAGAACCAGTCAAAATTCTTTCTCTTGCAGAAGAGATGATCCGTTTATCAGGATACACTCCACACAAAGACATCGCAATTGAATTTTCTGGGTTACGGCCAGGAGAAAAGTTGTATGAAGAACTCCTCCTCAACCAAGAAGGAATCAAAAAAACACACCATCCAAAAATTCGAATTGCGGCTCCTTTAGAAAATTATAATCTTCTCCTCTTCCAAAACAAGTTGAATCGATTGTTTTCTCTCGCCAAAGCCAACAAAAATAGGGAACTTTTCGGTGCTTTCAAAGAAATCATTCCAGAATACAAAATCCATGATGAATACATCGAATGGGAAACATCGCACGGTAAAAGGAATTTATGA
- the hrpB gene encoding ATP-dependent helicase HrpB, translating to MSPPLDPFPVLTALQSIVDSIQKNPVTILDAPPGTGKTTALPTELLKAGLSLEKKICILEPRRIAAKNAAKRISQTLNESLGDTIGYRVRFDTKIGKNTKIEFVTDGILTKILLNDPELKEYGLIVFDEFHERRMDSDLCFALARRTQEVFRSDLKILVMSATLEGQNFESIGIKSKPIHVSANPHPLEIFHMGDSQKKTNERLLDLIPKAVEQTEGDILVFLSGKKEIQNLRNQLESLAGIKSSAVVYGLFGDMDLSEQEKIFLPSPSGKKKIILSTNIAESSVTIPGVRIVFDTGYHKHVIFDSESGISHLVKDRISLSSAKQRAGRAAREGKGLVYRLWSKDEENSFLGRTKPEILEGDIDRLVLEVKSWGEEIHQLPFLDSPNKGSVAQSTNRLKLLGCLDSKTNLTNLGKECLRYPLPIRLGKILAILPKEKENIIADIISLVGKENTGIDAKTFPVENHPSQFPFDLRIIYDQILRIYREKSDFSNVLSKKNRLFYLASGFPDRIAKAKALGGKDFKLSNGKLGILKTSSIQIPEYILVLDTFSFGQDLYITNYLPLDLNLIEDLFLDQIETKIVSEKRTNQRGESFLLVKEERRLGELVLDSKESKESNQTILRLALEEYIAKSNWEDDWLKESELKHFYHRIRFLVSFGVLDHNVDPTHLKQTAKEWLFPFINFDSGKLSLDKLPFLEAFKAYVGYDKLNLVDSEAPVSIQVPSGSRIHLNYDGIEPELHVKLQELFGLKSLPKLANGKVNILVHLLSPARRPVQITKDLESFWNHGYHEVKKELKGRYPKHPWPEKPWEAVPTKHLNHTKRS from the coding sequence GTGTCACCTCCTTTGGATCCATTTCCTGTATTAACCGCCTTACAATCCATTGTTGATTCGATTCAAAAAAATCCTGTTACCATTCTGGACGCCCCGCCTGGAACAGGAAAAACAACTGCTCTCCCGACGGAACTTCTAAAAGCCGGTCTTTCCTTGGAGAAAAAAATTTGTATCTTAGAACCAAGACGGATCGCTGCAAAGAATGCCGCCAAAAGGATTAGCCAAACTCTAAATGAATCATTGGGAGATACCATTGGGTATCGCGTTCGGTTTGATACAAAAATCGGAAAAAATACAAAGATTGAATTTGTAACCGATGGGATCTTAACCAAAATTTTACTGAATGATCCTGAACTCAAAGAATATGGACTGATTGTTTTTGACGAATTTCACGAAAGAAGAATGGATTCTGATTTATGTTTTGCGTTGGCTCGCAGAACCCAAGAAGTCTTTCGGAGCGATTTAAAAATACTGGTTATGTCTGCAACTCTCGAAGGTCAAAATTTTGAATCGATTGGGATCAAATCCAAACCGATCCATGTCAGTGCCAACCCTCATCCTTTAGAAATTTTCCACATGGGTGATTCTCAAAAAAAAACAAATGAAAGATTATTGGATTTAATCCCAAAAGCCGTAGAACAAACAGAAGGTGATATCCTCGTTTTTTTGTCTGGGAAAAAAGAAATTCAAAACTTAAGAAACCAATTAGAATCCCTTGCAGGAATCAAATCCAGCGCAGTGGTTTACGGGTTATTTGGAGACATGGATTTATCCGAACAAGAAAAAATCTTTTTACCTTCCCCGTCCGGAAAAAAGAAAATCATTCTTTCCACAAATATCGCGGAGTCTTCTGTCACCATCCCTGGTGTTCGGATAGTTTTTGATACAGGATACCACAAACATGTTATCTTTGATTCGGAATCAGGAATATCTCACTTAGTCAAAGATCGAATCAGTTTGAGCAGCGCCAAACAACGTGCTGGGCGGGCAGCAAGAGAAGGGAAAGGATTGGTGTACCGACTTTGGTCTAAAGATGAGGAAAATTCTTTTTTAGGTCGAACTAAACCTGAAATCCTGGAGGGAGATATTGATCGTTTGGTTTTAGAAGTAAAGTCTTGGGGAGAAGAAATCCATCAATTGCCTTTTTTAGATTCACCAAACAAAGGATCGGTGGCCCAAAGTACAAATCGATTGAAGCTCCTTGGTTGTTTGGATTCAAAAACAAATTTAACAAATTTAGGAAAAGAATGTCTGCGATACCCACTTCCCATTCGGTTGGGGAAAATTTTGGCAATCCTTCCAAAAGAGAAAGAAAATATCATTGCCGATATTATTTCGTTAGTTGGAAAAGAAAACACAGGGATCGATGCAAAAACGTTTCCAGTGGAGAATCATCCCTCTCAATTTCCTTTTGATTTGCGCATTATTTATGATCAAATTTTGCGTATTTACAGGGAAAAATCCGATTTTTCCAATGTTCTCTCGAAGAAAAATAGACTCTTTTATTTGGCATCTGGATTCCCGGATCGAATTGCCAAAGCCAAGGCCCTAGGTGGGAAAGATTTTAAACTTTCAAATGGGAAATTAGGAATTTTAAAAACTTCATCCATTCAAATTCCTGAATATATTTTAGTTTTAGACACATTTTCATTCGGCCAAGACCTATACATTACAAACTATTTGCCTTTGGACTTAAACCTAATTGAAGATCTCTTTTTAGATCAAATTGAAACAAAAATTGTTTCCGAAAAACGAACCAACCAAAGAGGCGAATCTTTTCTTTTGGTTAAAGAAGAAAGAAGACTAGGCGAATTAGTTTTAGATTCGAAAGAGTCCAAAGAATCAAACCAGACCATACTTCGTTTGGCTCTTGAAGAATACATCGCAAAGTCCAATTGGGAAGATGATTGGTTAAAAGAATCTGAGTTAAAACATTTTTATCATCGCATCAGGTTTTTAGTAAGTTTTGGAGTTTTAGATCACAATGTGGATCCAACGCATCTAAAACAAACGGCAAAAGAGTGGTTGTTCCCTTTTATCAATTTTGATTCTGGGAAATTGTCCTTAGACAAACTCCCTTTTTTGGAGGCATTTAAAGCCTATGTTGGTTATGATAAATTGAATTTGGTTGATTCTGAAGCACCAGTATCCATCCAAGTACCTTCCGGTTCTCGCATCCATTTGAATTATGATGGAATCGAACCCGAACTTCATGTCAAATTACAAGAGTTATTCGGCCTAAAATCATTACCGAAACTTGCCAATGGGAAAGTAAATATTTTGGTCCATCTACTTTCTCCCGCACGCCGACCTGTACAAATTACAAAAGATTTAGAAAGTTTCTGGAATCATGGATATCATGAAGTCAAAAAAGAATTAAAGGGTAGATACCCAAAACACCCTTGGCCTGAAAAACCTTGGGAAGCTGTCCCCACAAAACACTTAAATCACACCAAACGTTCGTAA